Below is a window of Sus scrofa isolate TJ Tabasco breed Duroc chromosome 3, Sscrofa11.1, whole genome shotgun sequence DNA.
GGCTTCAGTCACCACATCACCTTAGATTGGATatagatatttgttttgttttgttttgttttttgaacaaaGTTCCAGAACTCTGAAATCCAGGGATGCTGCAGGCCTCTCCCAGCAATGTCCTTCACTTTGGGTCAGTCTCCTGGGCCAGAGGTGAAAGTGCTTTCAAAAATACTGCCATTTCCCCAGCACAGTGTCTTTGATTGCATCCACATATTGAGTTGGAACCCAGTACACCCAGTAGTAAGAGGCTTCCGTGGGGCCCAACTGAAACGcctggaagggaaaaaggaaaaccaagcaGTACTTCAGAGGTCGGGAGACTGAGCAGGCAGCACAATACACACGGGGGAGGGCCGAGAAGAGAATTACTTcgaaggggaagggggaaaaaaaaaaacaaaaaaaccccaaaagaatcTGTGCACGTGGGGAGCATTCTTCCATCAAAAATACACAAGTAAATAAAACGTACAAAGGTGGGAGAGTTTGGGCATAGCCGATCCTAAAGCGGTGGTTCCCGAACTCGGGGAGCGAGCAGCAGGACGGGCCCGAGGCGAGGCCTtgggagaacagactggtgggcTCCAGTCCTTCCAGGCCCTGATTCCacgggcagggggctggggaatGTGCATTTCTACCAAGTGCCCAGGAGATGGAATACTGCTGATCCAGAGcccagtttgagaaccacagcCCTAGGAAAACTGTCACACATGCACGAGGAAACGGACACGGCTGTTCAAAGCAGCACTGTCAAAACCTGGAACCAACCTACGTATCCATGGGTTAAGGGAACGCAAAATCAAAAGTGACCCACTCATCTGAGTACTGGATTTACTTTTAAAAGGGGATGAACTGGATCGAGAGTTAAAATACAGACAGATCATAAGGTCgaacccctccccccccccaaaaaaaagcaagctgCAGAACGATACATACCATGATACTGtgtatgaaaactgaaaaaacacaaaacaagaccGTCTCTTGGTCATGGAGATATGTCAAAATAAACGCACAGAGAGATGGGAAGGCTCCACGTGAGCCACCATGCGAAGGGCCGTGGGGGCGGGGAAGACAATGGGGACATATTCACTGTGggtcaattttcttttatttaatgaaagactgaaaacaagTTACAAAGGTTTTTACAACAGTCATCTCCTGGTGATGGATATATGGGTTTGTTATGGTAACGCTCGGCTCTTGTCTATATTGAGGttcctctaaaaatgaaaaagcacagcCACCCTTTGCTAAGGTCGACTGAGAATCTAGCGAGAGACACGGCACctgccaagagggagagagatcCTTTCATGAAGGCCAAGGCCGAGGTGCCATGTAACGGtgttgagaagagagagaggaggttaAGACCTGCCTCTGCCAACAACGACTCGACAGAGAAATGAGCACTGACCTGAATATAAGGCATTAGCCGCCCGCGCCCCCTCCTTCAAAGGTGACTGAGATGGTCCCCCCTTCTTGTCTGaaacccctctctctccccaggctGTATGAAAACTGGGGCTGTAACACCTACTGGGCCAAACTGGTGAGATGGATGTTTCAAAAGAAAGCGAAGGGGCCCAGCGGAAAGTATTAAAATCCAgcttttaaaatgggaaattaaaaaaaagctgagCAGGCAACACAAATCACCTACAATCCTTTAGAGACAGCAGAGAGGTGGAAAGGCTACCCGAGGGCCCGGAAGGAGCCCCCCCATGCAGCCGTCACCACCTTGGCGGAGGAGCCCCGTGCGTGTGCGCCCAGGGCTGCTCTGCCCACCGTGGACTGGCGCGTGCCCGAGGTGACAAACCTCGAAGGACAGCAGAGGGGACGCCACTGACTGACCTCCTGGACCTGCCTGCAGCTCCCCCTGCCCTGAACTTGGTGCAGGAACCTGCAGGGTGGCCCCTAGCGCTGCTccccctggggggtggggctgggggggctgCAGCACCGCCCCTCTGGCCTCCGCAGACAGGTCCCTGCAGGGTCCCTGGGGTGGCAACTTCAGAGGGAGGTGGCTGAACTTCCCTTTTAAGGCGGCCCTTTGAGCACTGCTGGGAAAATGGAAGGGGTCGGCCTAAGCTGCTCGGGGGCTCTTGTCCCGGAGCTCCTGGCTCTGCTGGGCACACACGTGGAGAAGGCCGCCAAAGGTTCTGTCCTGGAAAGAAGAGCCGCTCTCTTGAGAGTGGCCCTCTGGGCAGAACCCGCTCACAGAGCCCAGGGGCCTCAGCCACTCCACGGCTGCCCCCCGGGATAAGCAACCGCCTGGGGCCCTCTGGAGCCCCGGCTAACGGGAGGTGGGCGTTTGTTTCATGCGAAGACCAAACTGAAAATGAAGACCCGCGAGCCATTCCTCCTCTTTACATTTATTTCCCTGgtctaaaaaaaaaccaagtgttACAGGGAAGAGAGGCGCAGGAGAGAGAAACCGTACCCCCTTTCCAACCCCTGGAAGGTGGGGGAAGGTGGCGTTGTGCAAAATAAACAGCACTAGCAATAGGTCACGGATGAAGTGCTACAAGTGTGAAGCCAACACGAGGATCTGAAAACTCTGTGGCTCGGAAAGAGTGGGTTTTCTCCACAGTGGGAAAGTCCACTCCCTGCCAGGGGAACAGAAGCGGGGGTCTGGGGAGGGCTACTCACCATCATGTGATAGTCTTCGTGTCCTTCGATAGGCTCGCTGACCACATTCTTGATGGAGCCCATGGGCAACTTCTCAGTCCGCTCTACGTGGAGAGGGATCACGCTGATTACTCAAAGGCCCTCCTCTGCCGCAGCTCGCCCCTCGCCAGGTCGCTGGCTGCACGATCGACTGCAAACGcaggccacccccacccactgGGGACCACGCGATGGATCTGGCCAGTACACCTCGAGGCCTATTTGGGAGCTCGGACGGTCTGCGGAGCaaatggggcgggggggcgggggggggcagggcctggcagaggTGGAGTCAAGGCCTCTGAGGGCAGACACTGCTTTCCTGGTGGTGATCTGTAAACTCTGATGCAGAGATATCCATCCCCAAGAAATTCCTTGGCACCCTTACTGCCAAGCCCAGCCCTGGCTAAGGTCCCTGGCgcctgggagaggcaggaggcccaAGACGCGGCAACCACCTGCCCCTGGGACGCATCCAGGAGGTGGGATGCCTGCGGCCTGAAGACCCGGCTCACTCGCCCTcccgcccccatcccctcccctggGTCCCCGCCCCTCCAAGTACACACACTTGAAGTTCTCTTAAGAACATTCACCACTTATGTTAACATTCAAAATTCCACTTATCACACGAGCTCAGGAGACGCTGTGCAGCAAGCTCAAGGAGGGCTGCTAAGAAAGAGGAGGCAGCGAGGGAGGCCTAGAGTGAGATGAGACTGGAAGTGAGCCGAGTGCGGCAGGCCCGGGGCTGGTGGCGGGAGAGGAGTGGGGCGCACTGCGCAAGAGAAACCACCCCCCAGAAGCAGCAGATGCCTCAGGGACAGGCTGGGAAAAAACCCACTGGAGCCTTTGCCGAAAGCAAAATCTGGAAAATAGGTAAGGTCACAAAACAAACCAGGAACTGAGAGACCCGGCTTGTTGTCTGGCTGGTGACTTGAGACATGTTATCTCCATCCTGCGGGCCTTGGTCTCTGACAAAGCGGGGTGGGGAGATGGAATCTGACTGAAGAGGTTCATTCGGGGTTTGACTTTCAGTGGCTCTGAACAAGGGACCCACAGATAGGACCTGACCAGCGCCTGTCTTTAAGATGGAAACTATGTAAACACCAGCCATCTCGAATTGTCCAGAGAGTTCAAACAAAAATAGGAACctctggcttctcttgaaaatGCAGAAGAGTCAACAATCCTGGGTTCACATTCCTGAGGGACAGCAATCAGCCAGATTAGAGACTCGAGCTCCCTTCAAACAGGCCACAGGTCCCCCCACGCGGCCaccagctcccagctcctgcctgGAGCTCATTCGTCGAGCTCTACTGGGCCCAAGGCTCAGCAGTGCCTCCTACACATGCAACCACAGTTTTAGCCGCGAGGAGGAGCTCTTGAGAGCCGCGCAGTAAAGCACCCCATGGAGAAAAGAGGCCAGCTAGCTGCTGGGATGGTCATTCCAGCCGAAAGATGAAGCCAGCTCCCAAAACAAGCTGTCCTCCAAGGAGCGTGCTTAGGACACTCAGGTGACAAGACTCGGGCTCACAAATGAGAAGAGAGTCTGAGGCCCCCAATGCAGTGGTCTGGGTGGGAAGAGAAACCTCCGGCTTGGTCAACCCCTGAAGACACGCATGCTCACGGCCAGGCTCTTCAGTAAGACTGGTGAGCAGTAAAGAGGCTTCCAACAGCTCTGAAGCCCGGTCACATGGAGAGTCTTTCAGAGCCCTGCCTTCGTGCCAAAGTAGGAAAGTGGCTGCTCCCATCAGAGGAAATAAAACTTCCAACACATGTACGGCAGGTTCTCATGAGTCCCTGCAGTTAGGACATTTGTCTCCTAGACCCTTTCAGAGACCTCATCCAGCTCTTGCAAGGTCATGAATAAGGGAACACCTGACAGAGGCAGGGTAGCTCACAATTAGAACTGATGATGGGATGGGCTGGGCAGGAAGAAAATGACCTACTAAAAGGTCCAAAAACCCTTGAGACGACTGGGAAAGCCCTTAAGTATTTTTGCAAAACCTACTTTGCAGTTaagagatgaaaatgaaatgaaaactagCAAAGGATCACGAGGTTGCGGAAACACTCAAGCACTTTGGCCTTTGCAGTCTTTGCTCATTTGAAGAATCAGGACAGGGCTGAAAGCAAGAAACTGCATGTTCACATCTGAGATGATAAAAATctccctcccgcccccctccccaccccgtccCAATTATTTTCCATAAAACTCTGGTCCCACATTTGAAGCAGAATCATAGGAAATGACCTGCCTCTGAAACAAATTAACTGCAGATGAGATCCCATGCTCCTCTTTGGTATTCACCTTGAACCCCAAACCCTACAGCGCCGGCCAAGGACAGGTGGACGGGGCACGCCGGGGCCCCTGCGGAAAGCTAACGGGGACAGACAAGTCTGGGAGCGGGGTGCGCTCTGGGATACGAAGGGGCGCTTGATGAACAGACGCAGCAGTGATTCATTTGGAGTGCGGGGGAGACACCAGGAAAGGCTTCGCTGGGAGAGGACATTTAAGTCAGGCTTCGGAAGATCTTATGAATAACAAGGAGTGGGACGAAGGCCTGCCGGGTAAGGAAGGGCACGGCATGAGCAAAGATGCAAGTGATGCAAAGCCTGGTGGGACGCTTGGGGGTGATGCAGCTGGAGTCTGCGGGGCATAACCGGGCAAATGAGGCAGGAAAGCTAGGTCAAAAATTTAAACGGGGTCCCCTCGCTGCGAATACGGGACACTGTGTTTAGGCATTGGCAGTATGGCCTTCAAGAGCCCCAGGTTTTTGAGCACAGGAAGcagtgaggaagaaaaaggagggaaaatggGCAGGACTAGAGGCCAACCTGCTTCGACAGATCAAGTTTAGTGATGCCAGACGTCCAAGGGCACAAGAGAGGGACAAAGACAGGGACATAGGCAATTCTGGAATGTCACTGACAAGACTCTGAGTCATGAAATAAGAGAAAGGACGGTCAGAGACTCCTCCCAGCAAATAGGCAAATAGCATGCCTGACCCACAGGCAGGGCAGGCGAGGGAGGCAGAGGGCAATCAGCTGGCGGGcaggaggcgggggagggaggggcagggccctACCCCAGGCCAACCATGACctccaggggccaggctgggacATAAAGGAACACGGCTGGCTacagaaaagataaatcaaaCAGTGAGGACTGCAGCGTGGTCCACCTGAAACTACCATTGCTCCAACTGCTTGCTGCCACGTAAGCATGCAGGTCCCGAAGGGCtagatcttttgcttttttttcaagagaagccaaaaaaaaaaaaaaaatcatatccagCGAAATCTCCTGATTTTCACAGATGGTGTGTTAATTCATAAAACACCTTGTCTGTGGACCAGACGTGGAACCTCTGGTTGGCACTGCAACGGAAGAGCCAGCATGTGATACGTGGGCCCTGAGATCAGATTGAAAAGAATGAGGGAAGAGGGTCCGAATAGAAGGCGAGTGTcaagaagcaaaagcagaaaCCAGGAGCACGCAAAGCAAGTGGATGGAGAGATCTGAGAAGGAGAGGCGAAAGGGCACCAGGCCCGAACCCACTGGGGGCCAGAGGCGAGAGCAGGCCGTACCTTTAGTGCCGATCCACAGCTGGTCTTGTTCTAGCTTAAAGGTGAGTCTCACTTTCCCTCCGGACTTGTTGTACATACCGGATAAGGGCATGTTTGGCAGGCGCTCCTGGAGGCACAAGAGCGTGGTGAGAGCGGGAGGGACCGGAAGCAAGATAAGACAGGAAAAGGacaggggacagagaggggacCGGGGTCAGGAGGCGACTGCAGGAACCTCAGGAAGTAGGCCGGTTCCTTTCTGGAATACTCACAAAGAAGTCgggcttgggagttcccggcgtggctcagtggttaacgaatccgaccaggaaccatgaggttgtgggttcgatccctggccttgctcagtgggttaaggatccggcattgccgtgagctgtggtgtaggtcacagaccctgcgcggatcctgtgttgctgtggcataggccggcggctacagctccgattcgacccctagcctgggaaccatttcatatgccgtgggtgaggccctagaaaagaccaaaaaaaaaagtctggcttACCTGGGCACCCTTAACAGAAGGCATCACATCTTCGGGTTTTCCTTTATCCAACACTTTCCTGTGTTGCTAtaagtcagaagagaaatgaGATGAAATAGCTGACTGCATTTTACTGCATTTTAGTCTGTTACCACCTCTCTAAAAGAGAGCATGAGAGCCTTAACAGCTTGGTTCAAAAGCTTTTACTATCTACAGGTTCTAGGTCCTTTGACAATACAGAGGagtgctgtccagcagaaatttccaggctggaCACATCCTGTGTCTGTGCTGTCCAAAACAGCGGCCGTGAACCCCTCACGGCTATTACGCATTTGAGATGTAGCTAGTGTGAGTGAGGAACTGAATTCTTCATGTTGAGTTTTTAACCAGCCACATGGGGCTACCGTATCTGACGTCAAAGATCTAGAGCAGTCAGGATTTCCAGACTGCTGATTCAAATAGACTCTACTTCCTCCtcccctgacccccccccccccgccacgaTCACCACTGAAAGGATCAAACGGCAAGCTAAAGAGACCCACAAAGGCTGCTGCTCTCCTGGCAGGTACAAAGCAGCCACGGCTTTGTCATTTCTGGTCCACTCGAACTCCCAAAGGAACCTGTAAGGATGCTGGTAAGCAGCTCAGCTGCCTAGAAGGGTGCTTCTTCAACAAATGGAGATGCAGCCTATGGCAGAAAAAATCTGCCCCGCTGCTCTACCCTTGACTCCAGCTAAACAGAAAGCTCCAAGAGCCACGTTTCCAAAGAGAAAGGCTATTTATAGCCTGGCCCAAAGTCTCtaaccccactcccaccccaggagTTTGAAGCAGCTCATTAAGGGTTCTAATTAGGCTCAAGGCCCCCTACGGCGGGCTTGGCCCGGCCCAAACACCTGAGTCCTGCGTTTCCCCTCCATCCGTGACACTACAGGTACAGCTGCTGTGTGATGAAGCTACAACAGAGGGGCAGTGAATGGGCGGCGGGTAAACCTTTAATAGAACTCAAGGCCCAGGGGGCCACAAGCCAGGCCCAAACCCTCGCTGGCATGGATGGCACGAGCTCTCCAGAAGGAATCAATTCAAAGACGCTGCCAGATTGCTCGGGAAAGGTCCCTCGATGGATCAGCCCCGGATTCCTGAACAAGCCGATGAAAAGCCAGGAGAACGGGTCCCTCCCATTGGGCCCTATTAAGTATCAGAACCAGCATCCACAGAACAGAGCAGCGGGGACTGGAAGCTTCATTTGCCCCATTCCTCACATGAGCCTTTTGAAGAACTTGCCCTTCACTGTGAAGAACAGTTCTAAGCCCGTCAAGCTACCATTAGTAACCCCCAAACCTGTATTTAAGAGGCGTGTTATGCTCCAAGGGCGAGACCAGGGGGAAGGCTCACTCGTGGCTGATAACTGCCTACAGTGTGGCAGCGGCAGACGGGCACACGGACATGAACGCCACCGGGTACAGGACATCATGACCCCATGTCTGGAGGCAAAAGTGTCCCAATACACTCCCTTTAGAGGTTACCACAGATGTACGACCCCTTATCTGGAACCCTCTGGGTTTTAGTCATAAAATGGAAACCTTTCTAAAACGCTGTCATACACAGGTTCACACGATGCTACACGACATTCTTTGAGGGGATCTCGGAGACACCTTGTCAGCCAACACGTTAGCGTGTGGCTACAGCAGAACGTGAGTGGATATTCACACTCACTCTGGTCACTGGTCGGGTTGTGCTGCCGCATTTCGAACAGCACTTTTGGTtttccggggtgggggggggggttgggaaGCACCTGGGAGGGATTCCGGGCCTCGAACACAAAACCAGCCCTGGCAGGGCCGTTGTATCCAGGTGTGCCATGGTGCCTATGCTCCCTACACTTGAGGGTGCTGCCAGGTGGTCTGGGCGCCTCAAGACACAAGCTGAGTCGAGAACGCTTTCCTGGAACACTACTGAGAGTGGCCAGGAGGCTCGGTGACGACAAGTGGGATCTGCCAGGGGATAAGATGGCCAGTGATGGTTCAGCCAACCAGGTCCTCCCCCAGGGAAACACTCTTGACTTTTCCCAGGTACGAAAAAGGATTTGAATGGCTACAATGAGCCCCAGACAGGGCTGGATCTCCTCCATCCAAAAGGAGGAACAGAGTATGTGAAAAAAATCAGGCCCCGGTTTTATGGACCGGGGGAGCGGGGAGAATCCGCACAGTTATCTTCCTAATCAGCTTCACTTGACTTCCCGAAACAGTTTTATTAGGGGAACATCTGAAAGCTATGGATTTCCATGCCTATCCAGAAAAGGGCTTGTTGACTTGGGGGAAGCCGTAAGCTGAAAAGCTAACGTAAGCACGGGCACGAAATGAAGGGTTGATGCTAAGAGGGGCGTATTTCTCTGGCACTAAAGCTGGAGAGAAACCCACACCTGCTTCCTTTCGATACCTGGTCTGCAGGCTGCCTTTACAAAGGCCTTATCCTATAGAAGATAGACTTGAGACACACTGACCCGCCAGATGAGGCAAAGACGCAAATCTCAGGTAGGTGGCACCTCCACTCAACAGCCAGCCGCACCCAACTGCTGCCATAAATTTCCATCATGGGCCCTGTCCGAAAAGGAGCTTATTCTAGGGAGGATACAACCAGCCTAGGCTCGAGAGGACAAAGCCTCACACTTCCCAGGACTAACAATCATTTGACAAGGGACTCACTTTCTGCCTGCAGAGAGGCTCCTTCTTGTTCTCTTCGGCTTTCGCGTCCTGCTGGGCAGCATCTTTGGGCGTGTTGACTGCTAAAACATCATTTATCGTGGAGCCTACCACCATGATCTTGGCCCCGCTGGTCACTTTGATTTCTCTCAACGTCTTATCCTCAGGGACAAGTCCCTTATACATGACTTTCTGCATGGCAGGCGGGAGACCTTGGGAAAAGGCAGGGGCAAGTGAAAAGGAGACATTAAAaacagtcttgggagttcccgttgtggcacagcagaaacaagttcgactagtatccatgaggatgtgggtgagatccctggctttgctcgttgggttgaggatccagcgttgccgtgagctgtggtattggtcacagaagcagcttggatctggcattcctgtggctgtggtgtgggcttgcaggtacagctctgatctgacccctagcctgggaacgtccatgtgctgccggTGCAACcctcaaaaaaggaaaggaaaaaaaagggggggagagggagaaaaaaacattCTTGGACGGACAACAGACCTGAAAGAGAGTACCACTCCATCACCAATTATTTTTGGGCAATTcacaacctctctgaacctccgaACTTTCTAAGAATCATGACAATAGTTCCTTCTGCATGCCCTTGTTTGAAGGACTAAGAAAAAGGACAACAGTGGAGCATTTAAAATAGTACCTGGTATTCagtaattattcaataaatattagctattattcaTCAACCATCCCATGACAAACATTATGTGAGAGTCAGGGATACAGAAACCTCATTGGAGCTTCTAGGCTACATTAAGaaagtttacaaagaaaaatcacttcaaggagttcccttggggcacatGGGGTTAGGATCCACAGCTGTGGGGCAAGGGccacagcctgggaacatccatgtgctgcaggtgtggccaaaaaaataaaatcatttccatTAACGAAGTGTTGTGAGATAACGTTAAGTAACAGGAGCATGTGTGAAGGGACCAGCATGACAGCCAAGAGCAGTGTTTTCTAAACTTCCCTTATTGGAATAACCTAAGACATTTGCTAAAAATAATTCCTGGCATCattccagacccactgaatcaaaaTCTCCAGGGGGAAGGGCCTAGGAGCTGTAAACTTAACATGGGCCTTAGGTGATTTTTATTAGAGACATCTGGGCAACACTAGCTAGAAACTTGGGCCTCAGAGTCCACTGGACCTCAATTCCAGCTCAGCCGCTAACTAGCTCTGATTTTGGACTTCCTTTCCCCAATCTGAATAATGGGCACGTTAGCACTCTCTTCGGAGGACCGCTGTGCGCACTGAGGAAGCCGATGCAAGGGAAGCGCGAGCGCGGTGCCTAGCACCGGGTCAGCCCTGGCATTGGCAGGTGAGCTGGGGAAGGTTGTCAGCGCCACGGGGATCACCTGTAATCGAATGAATCTTCTGTTTTAGCTCGGAGCCTGTGCTGTCCAGGGGGAACTTCACGTCGTGTTTAGTCTTGTTCCAGATGATCTTCAGGTCCACCAGCTCCCTGCCCGCGCCGCCGCCCGCGTCCTCGCCGTTGCTGACCGACGCCTGGGCCGCAGAGTCCCCAGGGGGCTGGGCCGGGGCCGGCTGCAGGCTGCCTGGAGCAGCGCAAGAGTCCTcggccgccgcccccgccgcggcTTCGGCCTCTACGCAGTTGAGGGGCCGTGCGGGCGCCTCGGGCGCCACGGTCTCGGCCTCGGTATCCATGCCAGGCTCCTCCATGCCTGCAAGGGGGTTAGGGGGTGGGCGCTCGCCGCGGGCTGGGCCTGGGACCAGACTCTGCCGAGGCGCTGCCGGACCGCCGTCGCCGAGCTAGGTTACTGCTCCCCACGCCAGTCCGCATCCCCCCCCGCAGAGCCCGCTTCCCCTCGGCCCAACCCGGGAGCCCGCCACCCCCTCCACACTCACCATCCGGGGCTCCGGCCGCCGCCATGATGATTGTGTACAACACCCACCGCTCCCGCAGAGGCCGCCGGGAAAAGGCGAGCTGGCTGAGATTGGCCCCCGCAGCAGCCCCTAATCTCTCGCAGCCTGGCCGGAAACAGGTGGAGGTTTCTATGGAGACCCGCCTCCTCCGCTTCCCCGGCCCAGCCCCTGCCACGCTTTAGCTTTCGAGAACCGTGGGGGGCGGGTCCGGGAAATCGCCCGCTCGCTGGGCACTGCCCCCTTGAGGACGAGTCAGGCCGTAGTCGTGCAGGGGGGCGTGGGCTGGCACACTGGGAGGTCTGCGCCTTTAAGGGGCGGGGTTTCGCCTGCTGTGGCGGAAGCGGATTGGCTGGAAGAAGTCCCCGGAAGTGATGCACAGGGAAGCCCACGTGTGCGATTCCGCCCCACATGGCGGTGCTCGTGAAGAGGCTGCTGCAGCCCGGGAGGCACCTGGCGGCCTTGGGCCGCCCCTTGGGAGGGTGCGAGGCCAGCCTGAGCAGCGATCCCGGGGCTGCGGTGCGAGTGCGATTCGCCCCCAGCCCCACAGGTAACCTTATCGGCCGTGACGCCGCAGGCCGAGGCCCACAGGATCTATTGCCCCCCAACCCACGTTCCCAAACGAATCCCTTCCGGTGGAGTCAGACTGGGCGGGACGTACGATCTCGTTTTACAGAAGCAGAAACAGATTTAGGAGCGGAAGTTTTTCGTGTTGCCAGGACTTTCGGGTTTGTTGTAGTGCACCTTTTGTTTCCGTCCCTTTCTTCTTTTGCgtactcaataaatgtgtattaAGTAGAAACTGTTCTAGGCTCTGGAATACAGAGGTCATCGAGAAAGAAGGGCCCCTGCTCCCAAGAAGCCTGCACTGTAGTTGGCCCCATCAAACACGTATAAAAATAATGGTAGTTTTAAACATTCTTGTGTACCATGAGGGAAATGAAGCGGGGTAGGAGACTGAGGGTTAGTAGGATGCTCAAGAATGCCCTACTGAGGAGGCGACGTAAGATTGATAACCAAAGGACAAGAAGGAGCGGGGTGTGTGAAGCCTGTAGAAGGAATCTTCTGGGCAAAGGAAATAGGAGTTACAAAGGTCCTGTGGTTAGTGTTGGGACCTGGTAAACCGGAGAGTGAGGCAGGGGTCCATTGTATATCCTGGTGGAGATCTTGTCAGGGGCTCCCCACCAGTGCcccaaattcttttctctttgaggCTACCTCCTGCACCCTTTACATCCGGAGAACCTTTCATTCTGAACCTCTGGGTCACAAAGCTACCTTTGTGGCAAGATCCCAGCTGCATAGGGTAACAaggatctttcttttctttctttctttcttttctttctttcttttctttctttcttttcttcctttctttcttcct
It encodes the following:
- the UBFD1 gene encoding ubiquitin domain-containing protein UBFD1 isoform X4, producing MAAAGAPDGMEEPGMDTEAETVAPEAPARPLNCVEAEAAAGAAAEDSCAAPGSLQPAPAQPPGDSAAQASVSNGEDAGGGAGRELVDLKIIWNKTKHDVKFPLDSTGSELKQKIHSITGLPPAMQKVMYKGLVPEDKTLREIKVTSGAKIMVVGSTINDVLAVNTPKDAAQQDAKAEENKKEPLCRQKQHRKVLDKGKPEDVMPSVKGAQERLPNMPLSGMYNKSGGKVRLTFKLEQDQLWIGTKERTEKLPMGSIKNVVSEPIEGHEDYHMMAFQLGPTEASYYWVYWVPTQYVDAIKDTVLGKWQYF
- the UBFD1 gene encoding ubiquitin domain-containing protein UBFD1 isoform X2, whose protein sequence is MAAAGAPDGMEEPGMDTEAETVAPEAPARPLNCVEAEAAAGAAAEDSCAAPGSLQPAPAQPPGDSAAQASVSNGEDAGGGAGRELVDLKIIWNKTKHDVKFPLDSTGSELKQKIHSITGLPPAMQKVMYKGLVPEDKTLREIKVTSGAKIMVVGSTINDVLAVNTPKDAAQQDAKAEENKKEPLCRQKQHRKVLDKGKPEDVMPSVKGAQERLPNMPLSGMYNKSGGKVRLTFKLEQDQLWIGTKERTEKLPMGSIKNVVSEPIEGHEDYHMMVPCLSLDSQSTLAKGGCAFSFLEEPQYRQEPSVTITNPYIHHQEMTVVKTFVTCFQSFIK
- the UBFD1 gene encoding ubiquitin domain-containing protein UBFD1 isoform X5; this encodes MAAAGAPDGMEEPGMDTEAETVAPEAPARPLNCVEAEAAAGAAAEDSCAAPGSLQPAPAQPPGDSAAQASVSNGEDAGGGAGRELVDLKIIWNKTKHDVKFPLDSTGSELKQKIHSITGLPPAMQKVMYKGLVPEDKTLREIKVTSGAKIMVVGSTINDVLAVNTPKDAAQQDAKAEENKKEPLCRQKQHRKVLDKGKPEDVMPSVKGAQERLPNMPLSGMYNKSGGKVRLTFKLEQDQLWIGTKERTEKLPMGSIKNVVSEPIEGHEDYHMMDRTFGGLLHVCAQQSQELRDKSPRAA
- the UBFD1 gene encoding ubiquitin domain-containing protein UBFD1 isoform X6, coding for MAAAGAPDGMEEPGMDTEAETVAPEAPARPLNCVEAEAAAGAAAEDSCAAPGSLQPAPAQPPGDSAAQASVSNGEDAGGGAGRELVDLKIIWNKTKHDVKFPLDSTGSELKQKIHSITGLPPAMQKVMYKGLVPEDKTLREIKVTSGAKIMVVGSTINDVLAVNTPKDAAQQDAKAEENKKEPLCRQKQHRKVLDKGKPEDVMPSVKGAQERLPNMPLSGMYNKSGGKVRLTFKLEQDQLWIGTKERTEKLPMGSIKNVVSEPIEGHEDYHMMTREINVKRRNGSRVFIFSLVFA
- the UBFD1 gene encoding ubiquitin domain-containing protein UBFD1 isoform X1; the encoded protein is MAAAGAPDGMEEPGMDTEAETVAPEAPARPLNCVEAEAAAGAAAEDSCAAPGSLQPAPAQPPGDSAAQASVSNGEDAGGGAGRELVDLKIIWNKTKHDVKFPLDSTGSELKQKIHSITGLPPAMQKVMYKGLVPEDKTLREIKVTSGAKIMVVGSTINDVLAVNTPKDAAQQDAKAEENKKEPLCRQKQHRKVLDKGKPEDVMPSVKGAQERLPNMPLSGMYNKSGGKVRLTFKLEQDQLWIGTKERTEKLPMGSIKNVVSEPIEGHEDYHMMIGVCVLKTQRCQFLFGTSSPLPSPASVPPRCCCCCCCCSRERAVGAEELGPVGGAHSRLWCLLSRGVCCGDPGLNILPSGPPIPGEFRLCFAPLSPGARVLQSHSSQADRPLRGARWKLVLQPQRPRSRSFFL
- the UBFD1 gene encoding ubiquitin domain-containing protein UBFD1 isoform X3 produces the protein MAAAGAPDGMEEPGMDTEAETVAPEAPARPLNCVEAEAAAGAAAEDSCAAPGSLQPAPAQPPGDSAAQASVSNGEDAGGGAGRELVDLKIIWNKTKHDVKFPLDSTGSELKQKIHSITGLPPAMQKVMYKGLVPEDKTLREIKVTSGAKIMVVGSTINDVLAVNTPKDAAQQDAKAEENKKEPLCRQKQHRKVLDKGKPEDVMPSVKGAQERLPNMPLSGMYNKSGGKVRLTFKLEQDQLWIGTKERTEKLPMGSIKNVVSEPIEGHEDYHMMPHCPLMETYRRDSAKAICRSTTGQRFRIQDLPDASLCS